Proteins from a genomic interval of Taeniopygia guttata chromosome 35, bTaeGut7.mat, whole genome shotgun sequence:
- the LOC140681394 gene encoding TOG array regulator of axonemal microtubules protein 2-like, which translates to MKEFSHQWSQLSGQALLDVAECIAELVEWVYARSPEVVQRYALPVLWSFLDNKALPVRSANIRTVATKLALALYEAMGNKLKKCAASKPPHMRENLSNLLYW; encoded by the exons ATGAAAGAGTTCAGCCACCAATGGAGCCAACTGAGTGGCCAAGCTCTGCTGGATGTCGCAGAGTGTATCGCAG AGCTCGTGGAGTGGGTTTATGCCAGGAGCCCTGAAGTCGTCCAGCGCTATGCCCTGCCCGTGCTCTGGTCCTTCCTGGACAACAAAGCGCTGCCTGTCCGCAGTGCCAACATCCGCACTGTGGCCACCAAGCTTGCCCTGGCCCTCTACGAGGCGATGGGCAACAAGCTGAAGAAATGTGCAGCCAGCAAGCCTCCACACATGCGGGAGAACCTCTCCAACCTTTTGTACTGGTGA